From Mucilaginibacter rubeus, a single genomic window includes:
- a CDS encoding TlpA family protein disulfide reductase encodes MKRTRSILLTMMLLTTCLIANARQPFVEVYGTADFLHQGDTILFRLYRHPNTDQEPALQTELTQRATGKSFRFRIPCDNFPHYFNLRFKGHSGKGIYKYYAVPGQPLQLHFNQDGIDPEGSGTIAKVQAELIKAQQVTTTTEEDDADAALLVQHGNKKTLSLLHILEHYRERLPAYFYQFMKVDLMAINMSGKYSNVELISRRYADSTSNPYLERFLQTRDTVKSLLDAAVKQYPDAFYCESFLYTMLLKYRIDSCVIARKPYHIKEAYDYLKAKYKGKLREELLAYLILPLNDYPPELTDCIKDALTIVREEDYRTLLKAISETRVDGAKAFNFRLTDQKGEIHQLSDFRNKVVFIDFWFTGCGFCRVVAPYIRKLEERFKGQAVEFISISSDESKTQWEKSVSGGQYTAPENHNFFTEGKGNNHPALTSYRIREYPAFVLVDKNGLIHNVPVDPRDDDGRSAEAQIKALL; translated from the coding sequence ATGAAAAGGACCAGATCAATTTTATTGACCATGATGCTGCTAACCACATGCCTCATAGCGAATGCCCGGCAGCCATTTGTTGAAGTCTACGGTACAGCCGATTTTCTGCACCAGGGCGATACCATCTTATTCCGCCTCTACCGTCACCCCAATACCGACCAGGAGCCCGCTTTGCAAACGGAACTTACCCAGCGCGCGACCGGTAAAAGCTTCCGGTTTCGTATCCCCTGTGATAACTTTCCGCATTATTTTAACTTAAGGTTCAAAGGGCATTCGGGTAAAGGAATTTACAAATACTATGCTGTGCCAGGTCAGCCTTTACAGCTCCATTTTAATCAGGATGGCATTGACCCGGAAGGGAGCGGTACCATAGCAAAAGTACAGGCAGAACTGATCAAAGCGCAGCAGGTAACCACTACCACGGAGGAAGATGATGCAGACGCGGCTTTGTTGGTGCAGCATGGAAACAAGAAAACGTTATCCTTGCTTCATATTTTGGAGCATTACCGTGAAAGGCTACCGGCATATTTTTACCAGTTTATGAAGGTTGACCTGATGGCTATCAATATGTCAGGTAAATACAGTAATGTTGAACTGATCTCCCGACGATATGCCGATTCTACGTCTAACCCATATTTGGAGCGGTTCCTGCAGACACGTGATACCGTTAAATCGTTGCTTGATGCAGCCGTAAAGCAATACCCTGATGCTTTTTATTGTGAAAGTTTTCTTTACACCATGCTATTGAAATACCGCATTGATTCCTGCGTTATTGCCAGAAAGCCCTATCATATCAAAGAAGCTTACGATTATCTCAAAGCAAAATACAAAGGCAAGCTCCGGGAGGAGTTGCTTGCGTACCTGATCCTGCCGCTTAACGATTACCCGCCGGAATTAACCGATTGCATTAAGGACGCATTGACAATTGTCCGCGAAGAGGATTACAGGACCCTACTAAAAGCCATTTCCGAAACGCGGGTCGACGGGGCTAAGGCTTTTAATTTCCGGCTCACAGATCAAAAAGGGGAAATACATCAACTTTCCGATTTTAGAAATAAAGTTGTTTTCATCGACTTCTGGTTTACCGGCTGCGGGTTTTGCAGGGTGGTCGCACCCTATATCCGTAAACTGGAGGAGCGGTTCAAGGGGCAGGCTGTCGAATTTATAAGTATAAGCTCTGACGAATCCAAAACCCAATGGGAGAAGAGTGTTTCAGGCGGACAATACACCGCACCTGAAAACCATAATTTCTTTACAGAAGGAAAGGGAAACAATCATCCGGCATTAACCAGTTATCGGATCAGGGAATACCCGGCGTTTGTCCTGGTTGATAAAAATGGATTGATCCATAACGTTCCCGTCGACCCCCGCGATGACGACGGACGTTCTGCTGAGGCGCAGATCAAAGCCTTACTATAA
- a CDS encoding SusC/RagA family TonB-linked outer membrane protein yields the protein MKKTIFFAVLATLCLFFKLPAQEISPRKPTTVTGRVTDERGKPLPSATVRYGPDQQITYTDQEGRFSLRLSGRTELTVSYTGYQRLTITADPAKPALPDIRMQPAKLEIQQVIVSTGYQNIARERATGSFVHLDSAVINRRTGPDVLSRLEGVVPGLLFNRNTSTAAGNTADLSIRGHSTLFSNDQPLVVIDNFPYDGDLNNINPNDVASITILKDAAAASIWGVRSGNGVIVITTKKGRAGQPTAIEFNANLTSGDKPNLYYDPNYLNAGEFIGLEQNLFKTGYYDGALKTGYQVVSPVVALLNKARSGAISQTDADQQIAAMKGYDIRRDESEYLLRRSFSQQYNLNFRGGGPNSDYYFSAGYDQNNAALRGNTNDRLTINSNYNFSPFKNLKLSAGINYIKNTAALNSTLSDLNSIRGKSMIYPYARLADDAGNPLATVKDFSQAFVDNPGNTGFLDWNYRALDELHNSNHHSGSIDTRLNFGLNYRFFTHFTADIKYQYERAESTDRTIYSQDSYYARNLINQYAQTTADGSLSFPVPLGGIRMDGSSALASHRIRGQLNYSGRVGKGGQLNAIAGTEWSGENTESTSETPAYGYNPATGAFSGSVNYADYFGLNPRQLGSAQIPNGQFFGKRTDNFISYFGNAAYSFLGRYTVSASGRIDRSNLFGVHANQKAVPLYSAGFTWNIAEEKFYHVDWLEQLRLRGTFGYNGNINKSATAVTTIRQQSNSYFSGLPYAVIANPGNPDLRWEKDRMINLGLDFGLKNQAITGTVEFYFKKGVNLFGNASVAPSTGFLTFFGNTAETKGHGADVTINSRNIQTGAFSWQTNFQYSYAIDKVTQYNAQLRTLAFLQQGAGNSGTITPLVGQPLFGIYSFRSGPLTHETGDPQGYLNGALSTDYAAVIAGTTVKDLHYNGPSRPTSFGSLWNTFSYKQLSLSFNLIYKLGYYIRRSSVQYGSLYSNWLGNQDYTRRWQQPDDEARTLIPSMPKTPVNPNRDLFYTFSDALVDKGDHIRLKDINISYDLTKVFGPKGPFSHINVYAYVNNVAILWRANPDHLDPDVFTTPGGGTTALPLPRTFAVGLKTNLK from the coding sequence ATGAAAAAAACGATATTTTTCGCTGTGCTGGCCACGCTTTGCCTTTTTTTTAAGCTGCCCGCCCAGGAAATCAGCCCCCGGAAGCCCACGACGGTGACCGGACGGGTGACCGATGAAAGGGGAAAGCCCCTGCCCAGTGCCACGGTCCGCTATGGGCCCGATCAACAAATCACTTACACCGACCAGGAGGGCAGGTTCAGCCTGCGCCTCAGCGGCAGGACCGAGCTGACCGTCAGTTATACCGGCTACCAGCGGCTCACGATCACCGCCGATCCAGCCAAACCCGCATTACCCGACATCCGTATGCAGCCCGCCAAACTGGAGATCCAGCAAGTGATCGTGTCCACGGGTTACCAGAACATCGCCCGGGAGCGGGCCACGGGTTCCTTCGTCCACCTGGACAGCGCGGTTATCAACCGGCGCACGGGCCCTGACGTACTGAGCAGGCTTGAAGGCGTGGTCCCCGGCCTCTTGTTCAACCGGAACACGAGCACGGCGGCCGGCAATACCGCCGACCTGTCGATCCGGGGACACAGTACGCTGTTCTCCAATGACCAACCATTAGTGGTCATCGACAACTTTCCCTATGACGGCGATCTTAACAATATCAACCCCAATGATGTGGCCTCCATTACCATCCTCAAAGATGCTGCCGCCGCTTCGATCTGGGGCGTCCGTTCCGGCAACGGGGTGATCGTGATCACCACGAAGAAGGGGAGGGCGGGACAGCCTACAGCCATCGAGTTCAACGCCAACTTGACCTCGGGCGACAAGCCTAACCTGTACTATGATCCCAATTACCTGAACGCGGGGGAATTCATCGGGCTCGAACAAAACCTGTTCAAAACGGGCTATTACGACGGGGCACTAAAAACCGGCTACCAGGTCGTATCGCCTGTGGTCGCTTTACTGAACAAGGCACGTTCCGGGGCTATCAGCCAAACCGATGCCGATCAGCAGATCGCAGCGATGAAAGGCTATGACATCCGGCGGGACGAAAGCGAATACCTGCTGCGCCGGTCGTTCAGCCAGCAATACAACCTGAATTTCCGGGGCGGGGGACCGAACAGCGATTATTATTTCTCGGCAGGTTATGACCAGAACAACGCCGCTTTGCGGGGCAATACCAACGACCGCCTTACCATCAACAGCAATTATAATTTCTCCCCCTTCAAAAACCTGAAACTGTCGGCCGGGATCAATTACATCAAGAACACGGCGGCGCTGAACAGTACGCTCAGCGACCTGAACAGTATCCGTGGAAAAAGCATGATCTATCCTTATGCCCGGCTCGCCGATGATGCAGGCAATCCTTTAGCCACGGTCAAGGATTTTTCGCAGGCCTTCGTGGACAATCCCGGAAATACGGGTTTCCTGGATTGGAATTACCGGGCACTGGACGAACTGCATAACAGTAATCATCATTCCGGCAGCATCGATACCCGCCTGAATTTCGGCCTCAATTACCGGTTCTTCACGCACTTTACCGCAGATATCAAATACCAGTACGAACGCGCCGAGTCCACTGACCGGACGATATACAGCCAGGACAGCTATTACGCCCGTAACCTGATCAACCAATACGCGCAGACTACCGCTGACGGCAGTTTAAGCTTCCCGGTGCCGCTGGGCGGCATCCGGATGGATGGCAGTTCCGCACTGGCCTCGCACCGCATCCGCGGGCAGCTGAACTATAGCGGCAGGGTCGGCAAAGGCGGACAACTCAACGCCATCGCCGGAACGGAGTGGAGCGGAGAAAATACGGAGAGCACTTCGGAAACGCCCGCTTACGGCTATAACCCGGCAACCGGCGCATTCAGCGGCTCGGTCAATTACGCGGATTATTTTGGCCTGAACCCGCGGCAGCTCGGATCGGCACAGATCCCGAACGGGCAGTTCTTCGGTAAACGGACCGATAATTTTATTTCCTATTTCGGTAATGCCGCCTACAGTTTTTTGGGCCGATATACCGTTTCCGCGAGCGGCAGGATCGACCGCTCCAACCTGTTCGGGGTCCATGCGAACCAAAAGGCGGTCCCCCTGTATTCGGCCGGTTTCACCTGGAACATTGCCGAAGAAAAGTTCTACCACGTGGATTGGCTGGAACAACTGCGGCTGCGCGGCACCTTCGGCTATAACGGCAATATCAATAAATCAGCGACCGCGGTAACGACGATCCGGCAGCAAAGTAATTCCTATTTTTCGGGCTTGCCTTACGCCGTGATCGCCAATCCCGGTAACCCCGACCTGCGCTGGGAAAAGGACCGGATGATCAACCTGGGACTGGACTTCGGCCTGAAAAACCAGGCCATTACAGGTACCGTGGAGTTTTATTTTAAAAAAGGCGTCAACCTGTTCGGCAACGCTTCGGTCGCCCCGTCCACCGGGTTCCTGACCTTTTTCGGCAATACCGCCGAAACGAAGGGGCATGGTGCGGATGTCACGATCAACAGCCGAAACATCCAAACGGGAGCGTTCAGCTGGCAAACCAATTTCCAGTACAGCTATGCCATTGATAAGGTGACCCAATATAACGCCCAACTGCGGACCCTGGCCTTCCTGCAACAGGGAGCCGGTAATTCCGGTACCATCACGCCGCTGGTGGGACAACCCCTGTTCGGCATCTACAGCTTCCGCTCCGGCCCGCTGACCCATGAGACAGGTGACCCGCAGGGCTATCTGAACGGGGCACTGAGCACGGATTATGCCGCGGTCATTGCCGGTACGACGGTGAAAGACCTGCATTATAACGGGCCTTCCCGGCCGACGAGTTTCGGATCGCTCTGGAACACTTTTAGCTATAAACAACTTTCGTTGTCCTTCAACCTGATCTACAAGCTGGGTTATTACATCCGCCGTTCATCCGTACAATACGGTTCGCTGTACAGCAACTGGCTGGGCAACCAGGATTATACCCGGCGCTGGCAACAGCCGGACGATGAGGCGAGGACCTTGATCCCTTCCATGCCGAAAACGCCTGTGAACCCCAACCGCGACCTGTTTTACACCTTTTCGGACGCGCTGGTCGATAAAGGCGACCATATCCGTTTGAAGGACATCAATATCAGTTATGACCTGACCAAGGTTTTCGGCCCGAAAGGCCCGTTCTCCCACATCAATGTTTACGCTTATGTCAACAACGTGGCGATCCTGTGGCGGGCTAATCCTGACCACCTCGATCCTGATGTATTCACGACCCCGGGCGGCGGCACGACCGCGCTGCCTTTGCCGAGGACTTTCGCCGTCGGCCTTAAAACCAACTTAAAATAA
- a CDS encoding helix-turn-helix domain-containing protein, translated as MSVTRDENTLIAFGKNLQRIREEKKISLRQLEIFSEVDFSEIHRLEKGKRNPTLTVIIALAKGLGIDRADLINF; from the coding sequence ATGAGTGTAACGCGGGATGAAAATACCTTAATTGCTTTTGGAAAGAATTTGCAAAGAATAAGGGAGGAGAAGAAAATAAGTCTTAGACAACTTGAGATTTTTTCAGAAGTAGATTTTAGTGAGATCCACAGATTGGAGAAAGGAAAAAGAAATCCTACCTTAACTGTTATTATCGCTTTGGCAAAAGGATTAGGTATTGATCGTGCAGATCTAATTAATTTTTAG
- a CDS encoding ABC-three component system protein: protein MAKSLKTNQHSAPGPMLGYLFQIERALLWLSTSTEKGYIAIETDDDLVINLKNNKNLGIYYEQDKSAAMSNRNPFSNKSLDLWKTLHIWVMNINNSTIDLDSSQFLLVTNKVVGTCLIKSIVSLKDNDTEFQNKITELLNNGKSSATQEIKDYALEVEALDATTRTKLFKNIVVLDLNYVHDRSQFKSFVKDNLHVSNSVPFNSMYKDLLGWLTDLIIEKWINNEQAIISGEELNTYFNDMLVRYMSKPFIERAKDVLPVQDSLRALHKKDNFVKQLDWIDMEEQDILKAIDDFLRARWERVRFAKEGNIPSKKDFISMDDDLFERWENLQKPIKRSCSDDIERKNKGYELYWAVMNHKAKLANYDTEQSYTTKGAYHLMANEFRLGWHFGWDKLKDEL, encoded by the coding sequence ATGGCGAAAAGCTTAAAGACCAATCAGCATAGCGCACCTGGCCCTATGCTTGGTTATTTATTTCAAATTGAACGCGCGCTATTGTGGCTATCTACGTCAACAGAAAAGGGATATATTGCTATTGAAACAGATGATGATTTAGTAATAAACTTAAAAAATAATAAGAATTTGGGGATTTATTACGAACAAGATAAGAGTGCCGCCATGTCTAACAGAAACCCATTTTCTAATAAAAGTTTAGACTTATGGAAAACCTTACATATTTGGGTTATGAATATCAATAATAGTACGATAGACCTTGATTCATCTCAGTTTTTGCTGGTAACAAATAAAGTTGTTGGTACGTGCTTAATCAAAAGTATAGTCAGTTTGAAGGATAATGATACCGAATTTCAAAACAAGATTACAGAACTTTTAAACAATGGTAAATCCAGCGCTACCCAAGAAATAAAGGATTATGCGCTTGAAGTAGAAGCTTTAGATGCAACAACGCGCACTAAGCTATTTAAAAATATAGTCGTTCTTGATCTTAACTACGTCCATGATAGAAGCCAATTCAAAAGCTTTGTCAAAGATAACCTCCATGTTAGTAATAGTGTTCCATTTAATTCAATGTACAAAGATTTACTTGGCTGGTTAACAGATCTAATCATTGAAAAATGGATTAATAACGAGCAGGCTATCATCTCCGGAGAGGAACTTAATACCTATTTTAATGACATGTTAGTCAGATACATGTCAAAACCTTTTATCGAACGAGCAAAGGATGTTCTCCCTGTACAGGACTCGTTAAGGGCGCTTCATAAGAAAGATAATTTCGTAAAGCAATTAGATTGGATCGATATGGAGGAGCAGGATATTTTAAAGGCTATTGATGACTTTTTAAGAGCTCGGTGGGAAAGAGTTCGTTTTGCTAAAGAAGGTAATATCCCGTCTAAAAAGGATTTTATATCAATGGATGATGATTTATTTGAAAGGTGGGAAAATTTACAAAAGCCAATCAAAAGGTCATGCTCGGACGACATTGAAAGAAAAAATAAAGGCTATGAATTGTATTGGGCAGTTATGAATCATAAAGCAAAACTGGCTAATTATGATACCGAACAGTCATATACCACTAAAGGGGCTTACCATTTGATGGCTAATGAATTTAGGTTAGGGTGGCATTTTGGTTGGGATAAACTGAAAGATGAATTATAG
- a CDS encoding toll/interleukin-1 receptor domain-containing protein — protein MIEPIKDVPTTFISYAWEDDIFKQRVKEFAKRLRNNGIDAKLDIWEVVPGDQLPYFMERSIRENDYVILCTPKYKIKSENRLGGAGYEGDIMTGEILQYGNARKFIPLIFSGDRETAIPNWLAGKAYIDYTRDDIEASLTPLIHAILGAGEKAPPLGEIPEEYARTAEKIAEKEDAEAVVFHHGNEKENTAATSIAGPFLEAALLWHSGGRAPRGYSNNNLKETDEHGNEVIVIGAGVKPIIYWELSWRLGLAIYNNTSHAAVNISLEIQGPQFSELESLPQINHLKQFDQIELKAGYRRMLESVHTEADEFLRHKVPKDLNGMIIIIRYLDEQRNEHETQVIIEGQNLVNKKIR, from the coding sequence ATGATTGAACCGATTAAAGACGTTCCTACCACATTTATTTCCTATGCCTGGGAAGATGACATCTTTAAGCAAAGGGTTAAGGAATTTGCTAAGCGTTTGCGTAATAATGGAATTGACGCTAAACTTGATATCTGGGAGGTCGTACCTGGTGATCAGTTGCCTTATTTCATGGAAAGGTCTATCCGCGAAAATGATTACGTGATACTATGTACACCAAAGTATAAAATCAAATCGGAGAACCGGCTAGGCGGCGCAGGTTACGAGGGCGATATAATGACCGGAGAGATATTGCAATACGGCAATGCTCGTAAGTTCATTCCTCTTATTTTTTCGGGAGATCGGGAAACAGCAATACCCAACTGGCTTGCCGGAAAAGCATATATAGATTATACAAGGGATGACATTGAAGCTTCGCTCACTCCGTTGATCCATGCTATATTAGGTGCCGGAGAAAAGGCCCCTCCATTAGGAGAAATCCCTGAAGAATATGCGCGTACGGCTGAGAAGATTGCGGAGAAAGAAGATGCGGAGGCCGTTGTCTTCCATCACGGCAATGAAAAAGAAAATACCGCCGCCACATCAATTGCAGGACCATTTCTGGAAGCTGCTCTTTTATGGCATAGTGGCGGCAGGGCACCCAGGGGCTATAGCAATAATAATCTGAAAGAGACAGACGAGCACGGAAATGAAGTTATTGTTATCGGTGCGGGAGTAAAACCGATCATATATTGGGAGTTGAGCTGGCGTTTGGGACTTGCTATATACAACAATACAAGCCATGCGGCTGTAAATATCTCCCTTGAAATACAGGGCCCTCAGTTTTCTGAATTGGAATCGTTGCCGCAGATAAACCATTTAAAGCAGTTTGATCAAATTGAGCTTAAAGCCGGTTACCGCAGGATGCTCGAAAGTGTGCATACTGAAGCCGACGAATTTCTCCGCCACAAGGTACCGAAGGACCTTAACGGAATGATAATCATTATCCGCTATCTGGATGAGCAGCGAAATGAACATGAAACACAGGTAATTATTGAAGGTCAGAACCTAGTCAACAAAAAAATCAGGTAA
- a CDS encoding RagB/SusD family nutrient uptake outer membrane protein: MKTLIKLTAVRVCLMLFPPIMAFYDGCKKQDELLNARPDAALNVPSTLADVQSLLANEDIFNRNYATLGELATDDYYVTDGFYANMSSTEQNAYLWAKSLYPAGAYVDAWSVPYQAIYYANQVQQILATVPRKAGDEAAFNQAKGNALFFRAMAYFDLVQTFALPYDAATAASEPGVPLRPGTDLTVKAPRASQQACYAQVLSDLDLALQLLQSASSSPTQPNKAAAYGMTARVNLCMGRYDEALKNATASLAVYNKLQDFNALDPSAYPVFPNYSPEELFHASLSGYYNLYSYADTTLLRSFDGPNDLRKAIFFYKDGDGLYEFNSQYGKHGSVTTGISTAEMYLTKAECEARAGSTAQALSDLNTLLVTRWKKGTFVPYSAKNAADALTLILQERRKELVMTGVRWYDLRRLNQEAARAVTLIRDLNGEQFTLPPKDPRYAMPIPDTEIQLNPIPQNQR, translated from the coding sequence ATGAAAACGCTGATCAAATTAACAGCCGTCCGTGTCTGCCTGATGCTATTTCCGCCGATCATGGCTTTTTATGATGGCTGCAAAAAGCAGGACGAGCTCCTGAACGCAAGGCCGGACGCGGCACTGAATGTGCCGTCGACCCTGGCGGATGTGCAATCGCTGCTGGCCAATGAAGATATTTTCAACCGCAACTACGCCACCCTGGGTGAACTCGCAACGGACGATTATTACGTAACCGACGGGTTTTACGCCAATATGAGCTCCACCGAGCAAAACGCCTATCTCTGGGCTAAATCGCTTTATCCCGCAGGCGCTTATGTCGATGCCTGGTCCGTGCCCTATCAGGCCATCTATTATGCCAACCAGGTACAACAGATCCTGGCGACCGTTCCGCGAAAGGCGGGCGATGAAGCCGCCTTCAACCAGGCCAAAGGCAATGCCCTGTTCTTTCGTGCGATGGCCTACTTTGATCTTGTTCAAACTTTCGCCCTGCCTTATGATGCCGCGACTGCTGCCAGCGAACCGGGTGTCCCGCTTCGTCCGGGCACCGATCTGACTGTTAAGGCCCCGCGCGCCTCGCAGCAGGCCTGTTATGCGCAGGTATTATCCGACCTCGATCTGGCCCTCCAGCTTCTGCAATCTGCGAGCTCTTCCCCGACACAGCCCAATAAAGCCGCGGCATACGGGATGACTGCCCGGGTCAACCTGTGTATGGGCCGGTACGATGAAGCCCTGAAAAATGCGACGGCCTCCCTGGCAGTTTACAACAAATTGCAGGATTTCAACGCGCTCGATCCATCAGCATATCCTGTTTTTCCCAACTACTCGCCGGAAGAGCTGTTCCATGCCTCGCTCAGCGGCTACTATAACCTGTACAGCTATGCCGATACGACGTTGCTGCGATCCTTCGACGGGCCGAATGACCTTCGTAAAGCCATTTTCTTTTACAAAGACGGCGATGGTTTGTATGAGTTTAACAGCCAGTATGGCAAACACGGGAGCGTGACCACCGGTATCTCTACCGCTGAAATGTACCTGACCAAAGCCGAATGCGAGGCGAGGGCGGGCAGCACTGCCCAGGCGCTGAGCGACCTGAACACCTTGCTGGTCACCCGCTGGAAAAAGGGCACGTTCGTCCCCTACAGCGCAAAGAATGCCGCGGACGCTCTAACCCTCATTCTGCAGGAACGTCGCAAGGAACTGGTCATGACCGGTGTCCGCTGGTACGATCTGCGGCGACTGAACCAGGAGGCGGCAAGGGCCGTTACCCTGATCAGGGACCTTAACGGCGAGCAATTCACCTTACCGCCTAAAGATCCGCGATACGCGATGCCGATCCCGGATACCGAAATCCAGTTGAACCCCATTCCCCAAAACCAACGCTAA
- a CDS encoding MauE/DoxX family redox-associated membrane protein, translated as MKKNLISGIMASLLILMFLYAATSKLMDFQTYERAMHNQPFPDWMAETLIYSIPPLEVVVSLLLFRDRTRLLGFFCAGVLMLSFTIYIAAILLHFFPWVPCSCGGVISHLGWGQHLIFNLFFLAAALWGMRLERQAILTDKIT; from the coding sequence ATGAAAAAGAACCTGATTTCCGGGATAATGGCATCCCTCCTGATCCTGATGTTCCTGTATGCAGCGACCAGTAAGCTGATGGACTTTCAAACCTACGAGCGCGCCATGCACAACCAGCCCTTTCCGGATTGGATGGCGGAAACGTTGATCTATAGTATCCCGCCTCTGGAAGTCGTCGTGTCCCTGCTGCTCTTTCGTGACCGGACCCGGTTGCTGGGTTTTTTCTGCGCCGGTGTGCTGATGCTGTCCTTTACGATTTATATCGCTGCTATCCTGTTGCATTTCTTCCCCTGGGTGCCCTGCTCCTGCGGCGGCGTGATCAGTCACCTGGGCTGGGGACAACATTTGATCTTTAACCTGTTCTTTCTCGCGGCAGCACTGTGGGGTATGCGGCTGGAAAGACAGGCAATACTTACTGATAAAATTACCTGA
- a CDS encoding three component ABC system middle component, with amino-acid sequence MSIGIYNEFDIVQNKVLGFHGLYEFLKEFTESNKGIGPKIHYLFPVLPILFNEESAAVIYSKNLKPGSFIKVLSEKSDIFSTLQIKMQDQSVHTLHCINLGIKCGLIGYDPESTRVFIQAKKNPGIQLSADYQKILFAAKRLGAWFAKMSEEEILIYLNIRF; translated from the coding sequence ATGAGCATCGGTATTTATAACGAATTTGATATTGTACAAAACAAAGTCCTGGGGTTTCATGGATTGTACGAGTTTTTAAAGGAATTTACAGAAAGTAACAAAGGAATAGGGCCTAAAATTCATTACTTGTTCCCTGTTTTACCTATTCTTTTTAACGAAGAAAGCGCAGCTGTTATCTATTCTAAAAATTTAAAGCCTGGCAGCTTTATAAAAGTGTTAAGTGAAAAAAGCGACATCTTTTCAACCCTGCAAATAAAAATGCAAGACCAATCTGTGCATACTTTGCATTGTATAAATCTTGGTATAAAATGTGGATTAATAGGTTATGATCCAGAATCCACCAGGGTATTTATTCAGGCGAAGAAAAACCCTGGCATCCAGCTCAGTGCGGATTACCAAAAAATACTGTTCGCCGCAAAACGTTTGGGCGCATGGTTTGCAAAGATGTCTGAAGAAGAAATTTTGATATACCTAAACATACGCTTCTAA